From a region of the Desulfovibrio legallii genome:
- a CDS encoding sulfite exporter TauE/SafE family protein: MLLAALYATCLIVGVLVGLAGVGGILVPPALILLSGLEPHEAMGTALASFFPVALAGTWLYGRLGQVPRRTALPYMLGGLAALPGALLGSFVPAGPLVALLACTILFAGLCALRPPRPGGGSVFWQSGRGLCAIGAVTGLLAGMTGAGGPVLSIPWMIVVGVSPMTAVGISMPYQVVTALFGTLGNMRAGHVDFSLLPLLCSLELLGFVGGLALARRTPTGMLRQIIGVLCCGLGLFLLLRQVAA; this comes from the coding sequence ATGCTGCTGGCGGCTTTGTATGCCACCTGTCTGATTGTGGGGGTGTTGGTGGGCCTGGCTGGGGTTGGGGGCATTTTGGTGCCGCCGGCTCTGATTCTTTTGAGCGGTCTGGAACCGCACGAGGCAATGGGCACGGCTCTGGCCTCCTTTTTTCCCGTGGCCCTGGCGGGTACCTGGCTGTACGGCCGTTTGGGGCAGGTTCCCCGGCGTACGGCCCTGCCCTATATGCTGGGTGGTCTGGCTGCTTTGCCAGGGGCCCTGCTGGGCTCTTTTGTGCCGGCCGGGCCGCTGGTGGCGCTGCTGGCCTGCACTATTTTGTTTGCCGGGCTGTGCGCCCTGCGCCCGCCCCGTCCCGGCGGCGGCAGCGTCTTTTGGCAAAGCGGACGCGGCTTGTGCGCCATTGGCGCGGTCACCGGGCTTCTGGCGGGCATGACCGGGGCCGGCGGCCCTGTGCTTTCCATCCCCTGGATGATTGTGGTGGGGGTTTCGCCCATGACGGCCGTGGGCATTTCCATGCCTTATCAGGTTGTTACGGCCCTGTTCGGCACCTTGGGGAACATGCGTGCCGGACATGTGGATTTTTCTTTGCTGCCGTTGCTTTGTAGTCTGGAATTGCTGGGTTTTGTCGGCGGTCTGGCCTTGGCCCGGCGTACGCCCACCGGCATGCTGCGGCAGATTATCGGCGTGCTCTGCTGTGGCCTGGGGCTTTTTTTGCTGCTGCGCCAGGTTGCGGCCTGA
- a CDS encoding tRNA (cytidine(34)-2'-O)-methyltransferase, translated as MQIVLYEPEIPPNTGNVARLCAATGTPLHLIEPLGFKLEDRYLKRAGLDYWPHVRLRVWPSWQAFAAEGRQGGRLVFTSARDAATCTPLQHFAFAPDDCLVFGPETRGLPPEVLVLSAHRVRIPMREGGVRSLNLATSAGIVLYAALARTGLLEGWG; from the coding sequence ATGCAGATCGTTCTCTACGAGCCGGAAATTCCGCCCAATACGGGCAACGTGGCCCGCCTCTGCGCCGCCACGGGCACGCCCCTGCATCTTATCGAGCCCCTGGGCTTCAAGCTGGAGGACCGCTACCTCAAGCGCGCCGGTCTGGACTACTGGCCGCACGTGCGCCTGCGGGTCTGGCCCTCCTGGCAGGCTTTTGCGGCGGAAGGCCGCCAGGGCGGCCGTCTGGTCTTTACGTCGGCCAGGGACGCGGCCACCTGTACGCCTTTGCAGCATTTTGCCTTTGCGCCGGACGACTGCCTGGTCTTTGGGCCGGAAACGCGCGGCCTGCCCCCGGAGGTGCTGGTCCTCTCCGCGCACCGGGTGCGCATTCCCATGCGCGAAGGCGGAGTGCGCAGCCTCAACCTTGCCACCTCGGCGGGCATCGTGCTCTACGCGGCCCTGGCCCGCACGGGCCTGCTGGAGGGCTGGGGGTGA
- the dnaX gene encoding DNA polymerase III subunit gamma/tau, with protein sequence MKHLSLAARYRPQTFAQVAGQDTVKAVLSRAAAEGRPAPAYLLSGTRGVGKTTIARIFAKALNCEHGPAPEPCNQCEQCRKITQGAHVDVAEIDGASNNSVEDVRALRENIGYAPMEGRYKIFIVDEAHMLSRNAFNALLKTLEEPPENVVFIFATTEAHKFPITIVSRCQHFVFRHLSEDALAAHLSAVLHKENVPFEEGAVRCIARRAAGSVRDGMSLLDQTLALGEESLTVDTARRVLGLAGQEFFAELFAALRGQDCAAVAELCARLLQQGADIGFFVRELAGHLRNLFLLRQGGAAIAPSLRLPPDEAALWQELAPKFAPAHLHAAWQMTLDAQRGIVQSPEPAAALELLLLNLTLLPQLLPLERAMPCGPAGAGGAGQNSGKPGADRNTAGPQAPDQAMASQAGDHAMASQAGDQDGTAPPAAEAIAPTRGNTPRGIPQTGGHAAGPYGSTDRNGLRPTPSVEATPGFVPGPAGEENPRPRSRQSPAGPAEDGEAADGADPDAGAAHRSTDAVADGPQAAPERPALPTPPDAAQQAGATPAADSAVTPRDWTAFCDFCAESRTDAEGAPPLHLLRGLDVHWREGLLELRPRTASQAEQLERRRRGLEEALAAYGLPHDEARVVAPAPRRPEAELIAAFSAKPELRHCLEVLNARVGACKPLDTNGR encoded by the coding sequence ATGAAGCACCTTTCCCTCGCCGCACGCTACCGTCCCCAGACCTTTGCCCAGGTGGCGGGACAGGACACGGTCAAGGCCGTGCTTTCCCGCGCCGCCGCCGAGGGCCGCCCCGCGCCCGCCTACCTTTTGAGCGGCACACGCGGCGTAGGCAAAACCACCATTGCCCGCATCTTCGCCAAGGCGCTCAACTGCGAGCACGGCCCCGCTCCGGAGCCTTGCAACCAGTGCGAGCAGTGCCGCAAAATCACCCAGGGCGCGCATGTGGATGTGGCCGAAATCGACGGCGCGTCCAACAACAGCGTGGAAGATGTACGCGCCCTGCGCGAGAACATCGGCTACGCCCCCATGGAAGGCCGCTACAAGATCTTTATTGTGGACGAAGCCCACATGCTCTCGCGCAACGCCTTCAACGCTCTGCTCAAAACTCTGGAAGAGCCGCCGGAAAACGTGGTCTTCATCTTTGCCACCACCGAGGCCCACAAATTTCCCATCACCATTGTGAGCCGCTGCCAGCACTTCGTCTTCCGCCATCTCAGCGAAGACGCCCTGGCCGCTCACCTTTCGGCCGTGCTGCACAAAGAGAATGTGCCTTTCGAGGAAGGCGCGGTGCGTTGCATTGCCCGCCGGGCGGCGGGCAGCGTGCGCGACGGCATGTCGCTGCTGGACCAGACCCTGGCCCTGGGCGAGGAGAGCCTCACCGTGGATACGGCCCGGCGGGTGCTGGGCCTGGCCGGACAGGAATTTTTTGCCGAACTTTTTGCGGCCCTGCGCGGGCAGGACTGCGCCGCCGTGGCGGAGCTCTGCGCCCGCCTGCTGCAGCAAGGGGCTGACATCGGCTTTTTTGTGCGCGAGCTGGCCGGGCATCTGCGCAACCTGTTTTTACTGCGTCAGGGCGGCGCCGCCATTGCGCCCAGCCTGCGCCTGCCGCCGGACGAGGCCGCCCTGTGGCAGGAACTGGCCCCAAAGTTTGCGCCCGCGCACCTGCACGCCGCATGGCAAATGACCCTTGACGCCCAGCGCGGCATCGTGCAAAGCCCGGAACCGGCGGCAGCCCTGGAACTGCTGCTGCTCAACCTGACCTTGCTGCCGCAGCTGCTGCCCCTGGAGCGGGCCATGCCCTGCGGCCCTGCCGGCGCGGGTGGGGCGGGCCAGAACAGCGGCAAGCCCGGCGCGGACCGAAATACTGCGGGCCCCCAGGCTCCGGACCAGGCCATGGCCAGCCAGGCGGGGGACCATGCCATGGCCAGCCAGGCGGGGGACCAGGACGGTACGGCCCCCCCTGCAGCGGAGGCCATTGCTCCGACACGCGGCAATACGCCCCGCGGCATACCCCAGACCGGCGGACACGCGGCAGGCCCGTACGGCAGTACAGACCGCAACGGCCTGCGGCCGACGCCCTCCGTGGAGGCCACGCCCGGCTTTGTGCCCGGCCCGGCGGGAGAAGAAAACCCCCGCCCCCGCTCCCGGCAAAGCCCGGCCGGCCCTGCCGAGGATGGCGAGGCCGCCGACGGCGCTGACCCGGACGCAGGCGCGGCCCACAGGTCGACGGACGCGGTCGCTGACGGCCCCCAGGCCGCACCGGAACGCCCTGCCCTTCCGACGCCGCCGGACGCGGCGCAACAGGCAGGGGCAACGCCCGCGGCCGACAGCGCCGTAACCCCGCGGGACTGGACAGCTTTTTGTGATTTCTGCGCCGAGAGCCGGACGGATGCGGAGGGCGCGCCGCCCCTGCACCTGCTGCGCGGGCTGGACGTGCACTGGCGGGAAGGCCTGCTGGAACTGCGCCCGCGCACGGCCAGTCAGGCGGAGCAGCTGGAGCGCCGCCGCCGGGGTCTTGAAGAAGCCCTGGCCGCCTACGGCCTGCCCCACGATGAGGCCCGCGTGGTAGCCCCCGCGCCCCGCCGGCCCGAAGCGGAACTTATTGCGGCATTCAGTGCCAAACCGGAACTGCGCCATTGCCTGGAAGTGCTCAACGCCCGGGTGGGGGCCTGCAAACCCCTGGACACCAACGGGCGCTGA
- a CDS encoding CobD/CbiB family cobalamin biosynthesis protein, giving the protein MIPSFPVPPFSVWDCWWLAPLALLLDLWLGDPDLPWRHPVCLQGSLLHALEGPARRFMDTGGMAAAPWRGRLAGGLALTVLTGLTGLAVWGLTSLPLLGNLLALYLAWSGLALGSLLRTGREVLQRVETAPEPEARAALSRLVSRETARMDRPLMRKTLADTLAENLTDAFTAPFFWLLVGGPVGLWCYKAVSTTDSMWGYLTEKWRWLGFAGARGDDMLAFAPARLSALIVLLTDTLARAGARCGLRQRPWDGRWPGWRLTARQAAGMPSPNSGWSMTACAWLCWGRMAGPSVYFGALVDKPWLGPPLDEAVPWDKARLSALLALLRACALCGGPALWSFFWVCRLIIE; this is encoded by the coding sequence GTGATTCCGTCCTTTCCCGTGCCGCCTTTTTCTGTATGGGATTGCTGGTGGCTGGCTCCTTTGGCCCTGCTGCTGGACCTCTGGCTGGGGGATCCGGACCTGCCCTGGCGGCACCCCGTGTGCCTGCAGGGCAGCCTGCTGCACGCGCTGGAAGGTCCGGCCCGGCGTTTTATGGATACCGGGGGAATGGCGGCCGCGCCCTGGCGGGGGAGGCTGGCCGGCGGGCTGGCCCTGACCGTGCTGACGGGGCTCACGGGCCTGGCGGTATGGGGCTTGACCTCGCTGCCGCTGCTGGGCAATCTGCTGGCCCTGTATCTGGCCTGGTCGGGGCTGGCTCTTGGCAGCCTTCTGCGCACGGGGCGGGAGGTGCTGCAGCGGGTGGAAACGGCCCCGGAGCCGGAAGCCCGCGCGGCCCTCTCCCGGCTGGTAAGCCGGGAAACGGCGCGCATGGACCGGCCCCTCATGCGCAAGACCCTGGCCGACACCCTTGCGGAAAACCTTACCGACGCTTTTACTGCGCCCTTTTTCTGGCTGCTGGTGGGGGGGCCTGTGGGGCTGTGGTGCTACAAGGCCGTGAGCACCACGGATTCCATGTGGGGGTATCTGACTGAAAAGTGGCGCTGGCTGGGCTTTGCCGGTGCGCGCGGGGACGACATGCTGGCCTTTGCGCCCGCGCGGCTGTCGGCCCTGATCGTGCTGCTTACGGATACGCTGGCACGGGCCGGGGCGCGTTGCGGTCTGCGGCAACGGCCCTGGGACGGGCGCTGGCCGGGATGGCGACTGACGGCGCGGCAGGCGGCGGGCATGCCCAGCCCCAATTCGGGCTGGTCCATGACGGCCTGCGCCTGGCTTTGCTGGGGGCGCATGGCCGGACCTTCGGTCTATTTCGGGGCTCTGGTGGACAAGCCCTGGCTGGGGCCGCCCCTTGACGAGGCGGTTCCTTGGGATAAGGCGCGGCTGAGCGCGTTGCTGGCCTTGTTGCGGGCCTGCGCCCTGTGCGGCGGGCCGGCGCTTTGGTCGTTTTTCTGGGTATGTCGGCTGATCATAGAGTGA
- a CDS encoding hydantoinase/oxoprolinase family protein: protein MNTSCILGIDAGGTHTDAALLAVGGENAPRLLAVAKTRTRHDDLPASVRAVLAELARVCGPDAAALFAGVQRVTLGATLAVNALVQDRADSVGLALAAGPGLNPRRFALGKHVCVVPGGLDHRGVEVSPLLTEDLARVAARWREQGVPAAACVGKFSPRNPAHELAMAATVARTGGMPVTLGHRLSGRLNFPRRLATAYYNAAVQRLHTDFLDAVEGALAEAGITAAVRLLKADGGAVPVALSRREPVQSILSGPAASVMGVLALCPGVDAGCSLLLDMGGTTTDLALFVDGSPVVDRDGMLLQGRRTLVRALATVSIGVGGDSRLNVDGGGRTVRVGPQREGPAAAFGGDRATLLDALNICNTAADGPAAGAAAASAAALAALAGESGGNPSDLARLAVENALDQVAAAARELTEQVNARPIYTLAALKRVREARPGAVLLVGGPAACMGARLQSRLDLPVTIPPHADVANAIGAALTLPTDSLELYADTGRGFLRAPALDHSERIGKGFSLEAARERACRLLQERLADAGVPDANVEVTEAELFATLDDGGFGSKDMRVTCQVTPGIAGRLAS from the coding sequence ATGAACACATCCTGCATATTGGGCATTGACGCCGGCGGCACTCACACGGACGCGGCCCTGCTGGCTGTGGGGGGCGAAAACGCGCCCCGGCTGTTGGCCGTGGCCAAAACGCGCACGCGGCACGACGATTTGCCCGCCTCGGTGCGCGCCGTGCTGGCGGAACTGGCCCGCGTCTGCGGCCCGGACGCGGCCGCCCTGTTTGCCGGAGTGCAGCGCGTCACCCTGGGGGCCACGCTGGCCGTCAACGCACTAGTACAGGACCGGGCGGACAGCGTGGGCTTGGCCCTGGCCGCCGGTCCGGGGCTCAACCCCCGGCGGTTCGCCCTGGGGAAGCACGTCTGTGTTGTGCCCGGCGGCCTGGACCACCGGGGGGTGGAAGTCAGCCCGCTTTTGACTGAAGATCTGGCCCGTGTGGCTGCCCGCTGGCGGGAGCAGGGCGTGCCTGCGGCGGCCTGCGTGGGCAAGTTTTCGCCGCGCAACCCAGCTCACGAGCTGGCTATGGCCGCAACCGTGGCCCGTACGGGCGGCATGCCCGTGACTTTGGGGCACCGGCTTTCCGGGCGGCTCAATTTTCCTCGGCGACTGGCCACGGCCTATTACAACGCCGCGGTGCAGCGCCTGCACACGGATTTTCTGGACGCCGTGGAAGGCGCCCTGGCCGAGGCCGGCATCACGGCCGCCGTGCGCCTGCTCAAGGCCGACGGCGGCGCGGTGCCTGTCGCCCTTTCGCGGCGGGAGCCCGTGCAGTCCATCCTTTCCGGCCCGGCGGCCAGCGTTATGGGCGTGCTGGCCCTTTGTCCCGGCGTGGACGCGGGCTGCTCCCTTTTGCTGGACATGGGCGGCACCACCACGGACCTGGCCCTGTTCGTGGATGGCTCTCCCGTGGTGGACCGGGACGGCATGCTCCTGCAGGGGCGGCGCACCCTGGTGCGCGCTTTGGCCACCGTTTCCATCGGCGTGGGGGGCGATTCGCGCCTCAATGTGGACGGGGGGGGCCGCACCGTGCGCGTGGGCCCGCAACGGGAGGGGCCGGCGGCGGCCTTTGGCGGCGACCGGGCCACCCTGCTGGATGCCCTCAATATCTGCAATACGGCTGCGGACGGCCCCGCTGCCGGGGCAGCGGCGGCCTCGGCAGCGGCGCTGGCCGCCCTGGCCGGGGAGAGTGGGGGCAATCCGTCGGATCTGGCCCGCCTGGCCGTGGAAAACGCGCTGGACCAGGTGGCTGCGGCCGCGCGGGAGCTGACGGAGCAGGTCAACGCCCGTCCCATCTATACCCTGGCGGCCTTGAAGCGCGTGCGCGAGGCCCGGCCCGGCGCCGTGCTGCTGGTGGGCGGCCCGGCGGCCTGCATGGGCGCACGGCTGCAGTCCCGGCTGGACCTGCCCGTGACCATTCCGCCCCATGCGGATGTAGCCAACGCTATTGGCGCGGCCCTGACCCTGCCCACGGACAGCCTGGAGCTCTATGCCGACACGGGGCGGGGCTTTTTGCGCGCGCCCGCTTTGGACCACAGTGAGCGCATCGGCAAGGGGTTCAGCCTGGAGGCAGCGCGGGAGCGGGCCTGCCGCTTGCTGCAGGAGCGCCTTGCAGATGCGGGCGTGCCCGACGCCAATGTGGAAGTGACGGAAGCGGAGCTGTTCGCCACCCTGGACGACGGCGGTTTTGGCAGCAAGGACATGCGCGTGACCTGCCAGGTGACGCCGGGCATTGCCGGCCGCCTGGCGTCGTAG
- a CDS encoding YkgJ family cysteine cluster protein, with protein sequence MTLLEPKAPQGGPVCRRCGTCCLQGGPTLMERDVALLTGGVLALEAMVSLRAGEWARDDVRQLLAPLENERIKVAGLGGSAHPWRCRYYADGAGCTVYGQRPAQCAALYCTDTGPLERLLAAEAPLSRAVALQALAAVPVLPGFPDLRASTRAILADMAAVHEEQSPVRPVLELAARLGYLPRGGRGVRVAATPPPLRHADEQRDALAQISEAARIDAAFRELCQERADLPGALLPFLLGRPLTDLLAEVGLRPAEEA encoded by the coding sequence ATGACCCTACTGGAACCCAAGGCCCCGCAAGGGGGGCCGGTGTGCCGCCGTTGCGGCACCTGTTGCCTGCAGGGCGGGCCTACCCTTATGGAAAGGGACGTTGCCCTGCTGACGGGCGGCGTGTTGGCTCTGGAGGCCATGGTCAGCCTGCGGGCCGGCGAATGGGCGCGGGACGACGTTCGGCAGCTGCTGGCCCCCCTGGAAAACGAACGCATCAAGGTGGCTGGTCTGGGGGGCAGCGCGCATCCCTGGCGCTGTCGCTACTATGCGGACGGCGCCGGCTGTACCGTCTACGGTCAGCGTCCGGCCCAGTGCGCGGCCCTCTATTGTACGGACACGGGGCCGCTGGAACGTCTGCTGGCCGCCGAAGCTCCGCTCAGCCGGGCCGTGGCCCTGCAAGCGCTGGCTGCGGTGCCGGTTCTGCCGGGCTTTCCCGATTTGCGTGCGTCCACGCGGGCCATACTGGCCGACATGGCGGCGGTGCATGAAGAGCAGAGCCCCGTGCGCCCCGTGTTGGAACTGGCCGCGCGGCTGGGCTATCTGCCCAGGGGCGGGCGAGGGGTGCGCGTGGCGGCAACGCCGCCGCCTTTGCGGCACGCAGACGAACAGCGCGATGCCCTGGCGCAGATTAGCGAAGCCGCGCGCATTGACGCGGCCTTCCGCGAACTGTGCCAGGAGCGCGCCGACCTGCCCGGAGCCTTGCTGCCCTTTCTGCTGGGACGGCCCCTGACGGACTTGCTGGCCGAGGTAGGCCTGCGGCCCGCGGAAGAGGCGTAG
- a CDS encoding branched-chain amino acid transaminase, with translation MQTTEYIWFDGKMVPSDQARVHVLTHALHYGSAIFEGIRAYACADGSSAVFRLEDHCKRLLNSAKILRMEVPYNAEQLAKACVETLQANKLKEGYIRPLSFVGYGEMGVYPGNNPVQTIVAAWPWGAYLGPEALEKGIRIKTSSFARSHVNTSMSKAKASGNYINSILAKVEAKEDGYDEAIMLDTNGFVSEATGENVFIVRDGIIKTTPWTSILGGITRDSIMALARDLGYTVEEQQFTRDEFYIADEAFFSGTAAEITPIRELDHRQIGVGHAGPVTKHLQQEFFKIVKGQNPKYASWLHRFTV, from the coding sequence ATGCAGACAACAGAGTACATTTGGTTTGATGGTAAAATGGTTCCGTCGGATCAGGCCCGGGTGCACGTGCTCACCCACGCCCTGCACTATGGCAGCGCCATTTTTGAGGGCATTCGCGCCTATGCGTGCGCCGACGGCAGCTCTGCCGTATTCCGCCTTGAGGACCACTGCAAGCGTCTGCTCAATTCCGCCAAGATTCTCCGCATGGAAGTGCCCTACAACGCGGAACAGCTGGCCAAAGCCTGTGTGGAAACCCTCCAGGCCAACAAACTGAAGGAAGGCTATATCCGGCCGCTCTCCTTTGTGGGCTACGGCGAAATGGGCGTCTACCCCGGCAACAACCCCGTGCAGACCATCGTGGCCGCGTGGCCCTGGGGCGCGTATCTGGGGCCGGAAGCGCTGGAAAAAGGCATCCGCATCAAAACCAGCAGCTTCGCCCGCAGCCATGTGAACACCTCCATGTCCAAGGCCAAGGCCTCAGGCAACTACATCAATTCCATCCTGGCCAAGGTTGAAGCCAAGGAAGACGGCTACGACGAAGCCATCATGCTGGACACCAACGGTTTTGTTTCCGAAGCCACGGGCGAGAACGTCTTTATCGTGCGCGACGGCATCATCAAAACCACGCCCTGGACCTCCATCCTGGGCGGCATCACGCGCGATTCCATTATGGCTTTGGCTCGTGATCTGGGCTATACGGTGGAAGAACAGCAGTTCACCCGCGACGAATTCTACATTGCGGACGAGGCCTTCTTCTCCGGCACCGCGGCGGAAATAACCCCCATCCGCGAGCTGGACCACCGGCAGATCGGCGTAGGCCATGCCGGCCCCGTGACCAAACATCTGCAGCAGGAATTTTTCAAGATTGTCAAAGGGCAGAACCCCAAATACGCGAGCTGGCTGCACCGCTTCACCGTCTAA